One Gadus morhua chromosome 1, gadMor3.0, whole genome shotgun sequence DNA segment encodes these proteins:
- the gabrd gene encoding gamma-aminobutyric acid receptor subunit delta isoform X1, giving the protein MGTLTFLLSSLALVVFAGNIFTRAMLNDIGDYVGSGIEISWLPNLDELMKGYARNFRPGIGGPPVNVAMAIEVASIDHISEANMDYTMTVFLRQSWRDDRLAYNHTNKTLGLDSRFVDKLWLPDTFIVNAKSAWFHDVTVENKLIRLQPDGVILYSSRITSTVACDMDLTKYPMDEQECMLDLESYGYSSEDIVYHWSESQRHIHGLDKLELSQFTITDYRFVTEMLNFKSAGRFPRLSLRFELRRNRGVYIIQSYMPSILLVAMSWVSFWISQTAVPARVSLGITTVLTMTTLMVSARSSLPRASAIKALDVYFWICYVFVFAALIEYAFAHYNADYRLKEKAKSKANKLGSESIVKNGKQAMVLFSLSVTGMNQGVLISNRHGRSQRPGTDSPMEGGGGGEDAEPQRRRRSRQPEECEEDNKCCGKCVCKPIDADTIDIYARAVFPFTFAVVNVIYWVAYTM; this is encoded by the exons GGCCATGCTGAATGACATTGGGGACTATGTAGGTTCAGGCATTGAAATATCCTGGTTGCCTAACCTGGATGAATTAATGAAGGGCTATGCGAGAAATTTTCGCCCTGGGATAGGAG GCCCACCGGTGAATGTGGCCATGGCTATTGAGGTGGCCAGCATTGACCACATCTCAGAGGCCAACATG GACTACACCATGACGGTGTTCCTGCGGCAGAGCTGGCGGGACGACCGGCTGGCCTACAACCACACCAACAAGACGCTGGGGCTGGACAGCCGCTTCGTGGACAAGCTGTGGCTCCCCGACACCTTCATCGTCAACGCCAAGTCGGCCTGGTTCCACGACGTCACCGTGGAGAACAAGCTGATCCGCCTGCAGCCTGACGGGGTCATCCTCTACAGTAGCCG CATTACGTCGACGGTGGCCTGTGACATGGACCTGACCAAGTACCCCATGGACGAACAGGAGTGCATGCTGGACCTCGAGAGCT ACGGCTACTCCTCAGAAGACATCGTCTACCACTGgtcagagagccagagacacatCCACGGCCTGGACAAACTGGAACTGTCCCAGTTCACCATCACGGACTACCGCTTTGTCACAGAAATGCTTAACTTCAAATCCG CGGGGCGATTTCCACGGCTCAGCCTTCGCTTTGAACTCAGACGCAACCGAGGGGTCTATATTATCCAGTCGTACATGCCGTCTATACTGTTGGTGGCTATGTCCTGGGTCTCCTTCTGGATCAGCCAGACAGCTGTCCCTGCGAGGGTGTCACTAG GGATCACCACGGTGCTCACCATGACAACGCTGATGGTGAGCGCACGCTCCTCGCTGCCACGGGCGTCGGCCATCAAGGCGCTGGACGTGTACTTCTGGATCTGCTACGTGTTCGTGTTCGCCGCACTCATCGAGTACGCCTTCGCGCACTACAACGCCGACTACAGACTCAAGGAGAAGGCCAAGAGCAAGGCCAACAAGCTGGGCTCTGAG tcCATCGTGAAGAACGGCAAGCAGGCCATGGTCCTGTTCTCCCTGTCTGTCACCGGCATGAACCAGGGGGTCCTGATCTCCAACCGCCACGGCCGCAGCCAGCGCCCGGGCACCGACAGCCCCAtggagggcggcgggggcggggaggACGCCGAGccccagaggaggaggcggtcccGGCAGCCGGAGGAGTGCGAGGAGGACAATAAGTGCTGCGGCAAGTGCGTCTGCAAGCCCATCGACGCGGACACCATCGACATCTACGCCCGCGCCGTCTTCCCCTTCACCTTCGCCGTGGTCAACGTGATCTACTGGGTGGCCTACACCATGTGa
- the gabrd gene encoding gamma-aminobutyric acid receptor subunit delta isoform X2: protein MAIEVASIDHISEANMDYTMTVFLRQSWRDDRLAYNHTNKTLGLDSRFVDKLWLPDTFIVNAKSAWFHDVTVENKLIRLQPDGVILYSSRITSTVACDMDLTKYPMDEQECMLDLESYGYSSEDIVYHWSESQRHIHGLDKLELSQFTITDYRFVTEMLNFKSAGRFPRLSLRFELRRNRGVYIIQSYMPSILLVAMSWVSFWISQTAVPARVSLGITTVLTMTTLMVSARSSLPRASAIKALDVYFWICYVFVFAALIEYAFAHYNADYRLKEKAKSKANKLGSESIVKNGKQAMVLFSLSVTGMNQGVLISNRHGRSQRPGTDSPMEGGGGGEDAEPQRRRRSRQPEECEEDNKCCGKCVCKPIDADTIDIYARAVFPFTFAVVNVIYWVAYTM from the exons ATGGCTATTGAGGTGGCCAGCATTGACCACATCTCAGAGGCCAACATG GACTACACCATGACGGTGTTCCTGCGGCAGAGCTGGCGGGACGACCGGCTGGCCTACAACCACACCAACAAGACGCTGGGGCTGGACAGCCGCTTCGTGGACAAGCTGTGGCTCCCCGACACCTTCATCGTCAACGCCAAGTCGGCCTGGTTCCACGACGTCACCGTGGAGAACAAGCTGATCCGCCTGCAGCCTGACGGGGTCATCCTCTACAGTAGCCG CATTACGTCGACGGTGGCCTGTGACATGGACCTGACCAAGTACCCCATGGACGAACAGGAGTGCATGCTGGACCTCGAGAGCT ACGGCTACTCCTCAGAAGACATCGTCTACCACTGgtcagagagccagagacacatCCACGGCCTGGACAAACTGGAACTGTCCCAGTTCACCATCACGGACTACCGCTTTGTCACAGAAATGCTTAACTTCAAATCCG CGGGGCGATTTCCACGGCTCAGCCTTCGCTTTGAACTCAGACGCAACCGAGGGGTCTATATTATCCAGTCGTACATGCCGTCTATACTGTTGGTGGCTATGTCCTGGGTCTCCTTCTGGATCAGCCAGACAGCTGTCCCTGCGAGGGTGTCACTAG GGATCACCACGGTGCTCACCATGACAACGCTGATGGTGAGCGCACGCTCCTCGCTGCCACGGGCGTCGGCCATCAAGGCGCTGGACGTGTACTTCTGGATCTGCTACGTGTTCGTGTTCGCCGCACTCATCGAGTACGCCTTCGCGCACTACAACGCCGACTACAGACTCAAGGAGAAGGCCAAGAGCAAGGCCAACAAGCTGGGCTCTGAG tcCATCGTGAAGAACGGCAAGCAGGCCATGGTCCTGTTCTCCCTGTCTGTCACCGGCATGAACCAGGGGGTCCTGATCTCCAACCGCCACGGCCGCAGCCAGCGCCCGGGCACCGACAGCCCCAtggagggcggcgggggcggggaggACGCCGAGccccagaggaggaggcggtcccGGCAGCCGGAGGAGTGCGAGGAGGACAATAAGTGCTGCGGCAAGTGCGTCTGCAAGCCCATCGACGCGGACACCATCGACATCTACGCCCGCGCCGTCTTCCCCTTCACCTTCGCCGTGGTCAACGTGATCTACTGGGTGGCCTACACCATGTGa